The sequence below is a genomic window from Oxyura jamaicensis isolate SHBP4307 breed ruddy duck chromosome 20, BPBGC_Ojam_1.0, whole genome shotgun sequence.
catttccattttgtgaTTATCTCTATCTCCTGCATAAACAGAAGGGCCCACAATTCTGCACCATTTTGCCTTTAGTCTCCCATCCTTCACACAGACTGCCCAGAAATAGGTGCATTTAACTGGTTTCTGCAATGGATCTGAGGATGAAGGTGAGCAGGGAGAGCCTGAGCCATTAAGATGTTGTGGGCAGACCTCCCTTACCAAATATTCTGTCCCGGTCTCTGTAAGCCTTGGATCACCAGCTGCTTGCTATTATGTCCTCATGAAGTCTGTTCTCCTTCTGGTGTATAGGTTTCCCCTGCAAGCATTGAAGACTTGAGCACAGGCTACTTTGACAGTGGACAGAGCTGATGGCTGATGCCAGTGCAGTCATGTTCCTGGAGAAGTTGGTTGTGGGGTCTCCCTCAGCTTCTGTCTGAGTGCATTCATCTGCTTGTGAACTGCTGCTTTTAGGCCAGAccccaaaacagaaagaattaagGCAGTTGCAAAGAGgctaattttccttctttttatataCACCCAAGCTCTGTCAATAGCAGTCACCCAAGCCAGCTGTCAATAGCAGTCACACTTTCAGAGAGACACACCAGGTGACAGAGGATCAGTTCTCAGTGCCCGCACAGGGCATCTAGCCCTTCTCGCCTATTAGCAATGATCTGCACACCGTGCAGGTTGTTATTCAGCACACTGTAGTTCATACTCAGAGGAGCCCATGTGGCTTTGCTACCCTTACAACCAACCACAGGCTACTCTGAAGATAGATACCTGCTTTTTTCATCTGTGTACCgttataaaaatgaaggttACTGTTAAAATTAGTGGCCTTATGCAGTTAGAATTGATGTGAGTTTGGACTCAGACTAGTCATGTGTGGAGTGAGTGGATCCAGTTCCCTGGCTTCCACAGCTTGTTTAATGGGGGTGACaatgttcaaaagaaaagaaaagaggaagaaaaaaaaaaaaaaaaaagctcactgCTTGTTCACATGGTGAGGTGTGGGTTTctgctgctcagcaacaactgaTGCCCCTGTGGGCTCGGCTCTCACAGCCTGCCCCTcgtgttgctgctgttttggatAGCTGAttaccatttgttttcttccagggGGCCTTTCTGTTAAAAGGGATGAGAGACATGAGTGCCTGTTTTTTACCTGATCCCGTAAATCCATTCCAAACCTGGCCTGCAATTGCATGAGTAATATTAACagtaacaataaatatttatttttgtttgaaaagcacCTTACCAACCAACTGCAGTGCTCTGTTGTTCCTTCACTAActccccttttctcttcccttcttcttcttctccccacTTCAGTCATACTCCTTTTCAGTGCTCGGTGGTGTATGCGTGTGTGCTCACTGTTCCTGTAGtcaataaaagtgaaataaatgtgtttgaTGCTAAACCAGCTTGTCGCCTCATTGGACTATTGGACTCTTTCCCAGTGAGAGGATGGaaaaattggggggggggggggggcggggctgTCCAACCaggttttctgcaaaataaaacactgaactCTCCCCTGTATATAGTGAAGACACCAGTTTGGGTATTGCTGTCTAATAGGGAGGTGCAAGAAAGTCAGGTGTTCCTTATAGCTTATCCCTCAGCTCTGGTGTGTGGTGTGTTTGTATAATGCAGTGAAGAAGGCTAGTGGTTGTGAAGTGTTCAAAACATAGGGAGGAGGGGGCTGTGCTTGTCTTTGAGGAGCTTCCTCTGTCCTGGGAGGTGATGATGCTGTTCTGGGTGTCTGTCCCGGGCTCTCGGTCTGTCTGTCCTACCGCGGGGTTCTGGGTGTGCAGCTGGGGGGTGACTGCCAGCTTCGGGGGCTGTATAAGTGACAGTCCCTCCTGGGGGGTGGAGGGACGCGATTTTGGGTCGAAACGAGGCAATTGCTGGCCTTGGACCGGAAGGCAGGTCCGAGGCGTCTCTAGGAGCCGTGGGGAGGAGCAAGGGTGCGGGGGGCCACAGGAGAAGGCCGCTGGCTGGCAGGCGGGGAGGCCTGCAGCAGCGTGGGTCCGCGGGCAGGAGGACGATCCCCGCCCGGGGCGTCGGGGCCTTGGGAACCCTTGAGGCACCCCTACGAGGTGCGGGGAGCCCCCGAGAGCCTTTAGGGCCCGAGCGGGGGGGCAGGACCTGCGGGGAAGGTGTCCGTGCCCGGAACGGCCGTGCCTCGGCGTCGGGCTGCCCGGGCGCTTTCGGAGAAGGACCGGGCGGGGAGGAGCGCGGTAGGGCCGCCTTCCTCTGTGGCGCCGCCCGGCTGTGGCGGTCGCGGCCTGCCGAGCAAAGCCGAGCTGCTCCGTGCCCCGCTGTGCCCCACTCCGCCCGCGGCCGGGCCATGGCGGGGCCGCAGCTGGACGCCGAGCTGGCCAAGCGGCTCTTCTTCGAGGGCGCCACCGTCGTCGTGCTGGGCTTGCCCGAGGGCACCGAGTTCGGCATCGACTACAACAGCTGGGCGGTGGGCCCCCGGTTCCGCGGCGTCAAGATGATCCCCCCGGGCGTCCATTTCCTCCACTACAGCGCGGCCAGGGGCGCCGGCAGCCGGGAGACGGGGCCGCGGGCGGGCTTCTTCCTGAGCCTGCAGCGCCGGGAGGTGCGGGTGCTGCGCTGGGACGCCGCAAGTGAGGCGGTGGACCTGGCGCCCCCGGCCCCAGGGGAGGCTGAGGCCCTCAGGGAGAACCTGCAGGAGATGGACAAGTTCCTTGGGCCCTACCCTTACGAGACCCTGAAGAAATGGATTTCCCTCAGCAACTTCATCAGCGAATCGGTgatgaggaagctgcagccgGAGAGCGGGCAGATCACCGCCTTCTCCGAAGTGCTCCCCGTTGTGGCAGGGAAGCACACCGAGGACCGCGCGGGGCAGAACCTGCCCCCGTACGACACGGGGTGCAAGAGCTATGCCGAGGGCATGGCACGGCTTCCTGAGATGAAGCCGAGGGCTGGCACTGAGATCAGATTCACAGAGCTGCCAAAGCAGATGTACCCCGATGGAGCTACTCCAGAGGAGATTACAAGGCACAGCATGGACCTTAGCTATGCTCTAGAAAAAGTGATTAACCAGCGATATGCCAACCAGCCTCAGGATTTGCTCGGTAAGTACAGAGTATTCCACATAGGCACTTAGAAAAAATGAAGGCGTTTCACTGTGAAAATGAGAGCCCCAGCACAAAGCCTTAAGTTGTTCCATGGACCTTGTTCACATGTGCCCTTTTAACTGTGTGACTGCAAGGGACAGAGAAAGTTTGTGGGGGCTGCAGTCTCTGCAGGGCCTGTACTAGTAGTAGTGGTACCGGGATGTAAGCGCTTGCATTCATAGTGTCTGTGGCTGCTGACTGCCACATTTGCTTCTCTTGTTCCTGGGTGCTGCACTAATATATTTAGAGCCTGGATTGCCTCACATTAAGTCAAAAGCATCCACCACAGCTGGCTGTTGTTGGGGGGCACTGCAGATttctgccccccctcccccccactgGCAAGCAGGCACAGCATGTTGCTGCTGGTATGCAGGTACCAGCCTGGTAATTTGGCTATGAAATGATTTGAGGACAGAGCCAGCAGGGTCCTGGGAACGTTGAACAGGGCTGAATGTTGCAGTTCTCAGATTCTTGTCCCCTTCCTGGTGTTGTATTGATATCAGTTCACCAACAGGCAGGGAGGCACATGGGGCACCTGTACTGGAGCTGTGCCTCCTGGTCACAGTGCTGTAATTACTTGCTAGACTTCTCTGATAGCTTGTGATACAAATAAATGTCAAATCTGTAGCAGTCCTGGGGGAGTGTGTTCAGTGGCAGCATGGACAAAGGACATGAGCCAGAGCATCAGGATTGCTGAGCTTTGGAGTAagcctttgtttttctattcaTCCATCTTTTCTATATTAATGTTATATAGTTCATTCTTTATCAAAATTGTTGTAAATTCTAGAATATACAAAGAGCATCATCATATGTTAAGTTTCCCAGAGCCCTGGAAATGGTGACACCATTTTTCTGGCTGATGCTAAGCATCCAGTGAGACCATGTCCTGGCTCTTATTTCAATGATGGAAAAACATCCATTAATGCACTACTCACCTCTTCCAGTGTTCCAGCACCCTTCTGCTCAAAGGCGTTTGCACTCCTGTATGGTTTTAGAAACCCAGGCACAGGAGGAACAAATGCTTGCAGAGTACCAGCCATGTCTGTTTTTATAATTGTGTATCCTGAGTGGTCTTAAGAACATGGATGACACTGGAAGTCCTAAGGTAGCTCTGTACTCTGGTTTCCAGCAAAGTCACTCTCCAGAGACAATCATCAGAGTTGCAACGAGCTCTGCCCAGTTATGCTAAAGCTGAAGAGCAGAGCATTAGGAAATAGCATTTGGAGTATCAATTGCTAATAGCAGAATTGCTTGGAGGGCAGAATGTTGTTTATATGCAAAAGTTAAACCCAGCATCTATGCAATCACTTACAGAGCTTTTAAGAGGACGTGTACTTTGGATATGCTTTAACTTAtgtaggttttattttgttttgctcaaTATGTGCAGCTGAGTTGCAGTTTGCTTTTATCTGCTTCCTGATTGGGAATGTATATGATGCATTTGAACACTGGAAAAGACTCTTAAATATTCTGTGCCGTTCTGAAGTTGCTGTTGGAAAGTATCAAGACCTTTACACCAATCTCATCTTTGTGCTGTATCACCAGCTCAATGAAATCCCATCTGATTTCTTTGTGGACATCGTCTCCCAGGACAACTTTTTAACCAGCACCTTACAGGTACGTCTGTGACTATCTCTTGAAAAATGGGAGTGGGAGGAGAGGGCTTAAAGGACATCAGAGTAAATTCAGGGAGAAGCTTCCAAAGGAAGTAAGCTGCTGGTGAGCTCCATCAAAGATAGGGAACCTGTGTTCTCTAAGGacacttacattttcttttactttttccctgttttatttacacagaaatgCCACTTGCTTGTCATCCCCCAGCTTGATCTGACAATGAGTTTAATATATTGATCTTCTGCCTAGAAGACTTAAATGTATTATCAGTTTGAGTTAGTCTACATGCACAGAGGCCAGCAAAGTGAGGCAATGAGATGAAAGGCAAATGAAGATAGCTACAACACAGAATTGGGACTGTGtctgttttgttatgttttcctTGCAAATAATGCTGGAAGTAGTCTGGTACATTAGCACAGTTTTGGAGTTCTGGAGCAGCTCATCTAATGTGACCGGATTGTACCAGCATACCTTTTCTAAAAATGATTCAAGCTTTTAGCTGCGTTAAGTTGAACAGCTGTGAGAGAGGCTGAGCAAGTGCAAGATGATGTCTGtttgttgatatttttaatgtatttattttttagattttcttcccccaaataccattcatttaaaaaaaaaggaaagaaaaaaaagtgtagcaTAAAAGACTGATGATGATAATTTTTGGTCAGCTTGAATGGTATGCTTAGCATGTAGACAAGTTGAAGTTAAAACTTATTGAGCTTAGGGCATTGATAGTATTTAAGAGGCCTTGCCATTCCTGCTATCTTTATACAAAGGTGAAGGTTTCCTAGAATCAAATTCTTATTCACAGGAAATCTATGGTTAGTCCAAAATGTAGAAATACTCTGCTTATCCTGAGGTGGGCCTGAGCAAATCTATAAACCAGCAGCAGTAAAGCCACTTACTTCCACTCGCTTTAACCATGCGAACAGATCAGCAAATAGACAGAAATTTTATGTCTaaggaaaacagagatttttttttaaaaaaaaaaaaaaaaaaagccataaccAAATACACTGGTAAACTCAGCATTAGAAACTTAATCCCAGCAGGAACTAGTAGTAAGTTATGTTAGAGATGCTTGTGGCAAATTGGTATTGCATTCTCCTTTCTCAgggaatgatttattttctctagttGTAACTCCAAGATCCTGCTGTACAttttggggggcgggggggaaaaataggtgttattttttaacttgctgGGTAAAGTGATATGGAAGCGTCGCTTTAATCAAGTGACTGACTTCACTGGACCCCACAAGATTTTTTACAAATTCAGATttacaaaattcttttttttttcctattttatttttgatgtttttttgttttgttttttttccatcccatttCCATCACACTGGAAAATCTGCCTCTGTTTGCAGCATACTCACCGAGCAACGCTTAGCCCTGTGAAGTTACAGCAGTAGAAAGAATGTGTCAACCAGCCATTCTTTCCATCTGATGGAAATTTTGGAAACATTCTGTCTTGCTGGTTATCTTTCCTTTTTGGGCATCTGAATATTGTGTGTCCTGCGATTTCAtctgtctttgctttttatgtAAGCTGATGCCCTTAGCGTGGCTGTGTTGGCTTCAGTGATCACCATTAATCCCTAGAAGGAGTCACCACACTCCtagtaatgaaaaagaaatttgccTTATGGTTGAACTGAGACTCTCCTTGCTTAGAGTTCTCTGCATCCCTGCTCCTGTGGGATTTCATGGATGTGCTGAAACAGTGCTAGGGACTTGCGTTACCTAGTCACTTTGTGTGCACAGTTATCAGAGTTAACAGTCTTACCTGGATGTGGGCAGGTGGATGGAAGTGCCAAATGGGAGAGGCTGGGGGGTGTTATCTGTGTTCAGGTTTGAGTGCAGCAATTT
It includes:
- the AAR2 gene encoding protein AAR2 homolog isoform X1, whose product is MAGPQLDAELAKRLFFEGATVVVLGLPEGTEFGIDYNSWAVGPRFRGVKMIPPGVHFLHYSAARGAGSRETGPRAGFFLSLQRREVRVLRWDAASEAVDLAPPAPGEAEALRENLQEMDKFLGPYPYETLKKWISLSNFISESVMRKLQPESGQITAFSEVLPVVAGKHTEDRAGQNLPPYDTGCKSYAEGMARLPEMKPRAGTEIRFTELPKQMYPDGATPEEITRHSMDLSYALEKVINQRYANQPQDLLAELQFAFICFLIGNVYDAFEHWKRLLNILCRSEVAVGKYQDLYTNLIFVLYHQLNEIPSDFFVDIVSQDNFLTSTLQVFFSYTCNAAIERTLRKKAEKFKAHLTKKFKWDFEAEPDDCAPVVVELPEGVQVD
- the AAR2 gene encoding protein AAR2 homolog isoform X2 is translated as MAGPQLDAELAKRLFFEGATVVVLGLPEGTEFGIDYNSWAVGPRFRGVKMIPPGVHFLHYSAARGAGSRETGPRAGFFLSLQRREVRVLRWDAASEAVDLAPPAPGEAEALRENLQEMDKFLGPYPYETLKKWISLSNFISESVMRKLQPESGQITAFSEVLPVVAGKHTEDRAGQNLPPYDTGCKSYAEGMARLPEMKPRAGTEIRFTELPKQMYPDGATPEEITRHSMDLSYALEKVINQRYANQPQDLLAELQFAFICFLIGNVYDAFEHWKRLLNILCRSEVAVGKYQDLYTNLIFVLYHQLNEIPSDFFVDIVSQDNFLTSTLQVRL